The genome window AGAGTTTTCATTGAGATGGTTCATAAACATGCATTCAAGAACTCTGACCCTAACGGGCTGAACTAATGGGCCCAACCCTAATATATTCCAACCGCTTATACCGTATATAATCTCAATGATTTGGCAAACAAAGATTACTCTTAAGTTTCATCTGAATTCTCTGCAAAAGGTAGAATGATATAAATTCCGCAAAATACAATAGGATACAAACGCACCTGCTTATGTACGAGTCGTTGGTGGTGTCAATGAGTATCTTATCACCTGTTACAACATGTGGCGGTACCTACAAATAATttgttatattaaataaaaacttGTTCAGGTGAAAGGCACATAACACATTTTCAGTATATGTATAATCTTACCTCTACTCTAAGGCCATTGTCCAGTAATACCTTTTTGGTACTGTTACAAATATGGAAAAGAAAGATATTCAAATACAACTATAATAAGTTTGATAAACTATGCTACATTGTctctagagtaaattacaaaaatcgtcctttatgtatgtcacttattgcatactgtgtcctttgtcttcaataattacagaaaacgtactcgatgtttgcaaacccttgcaagttatgtcctttagccctaactcggttaaattttgtggttaaatttgaccaaatgggccccacatgagggtatttttggtcattttattctcatgtggggtccatttggtcagatttaaccacaaaaataccctcatgtggggtctatTTGgttagatttaaccacaaaaattaactgagttagggctaaaggacataacttgtaaGAGTTTGCAAGCATCGAGTacgtttgcaaacatcgagtacgttttctgtaattattgaagataaaggacacagtttgcaataagtgacatacataaaggacgatttctgtaatttactcttttctcTCAATTAATATGTTAAATATAACCAGAAATATTTACAGAAAGATAACGAAGAAACATACTGAGGGGTAGCTCCCATGCCCTTCATGGGGACTTGTGCTTCCACCACAGTACATGTAACTCGTTTAGGTACCGATGCTGACATAGGCCTATCATTAAAAAGCTCCACAGAGACGGTGATATCGTCtttttttcataaaacatgttttagtaaCAAATTGTTGAAAATTATGAGAAATAAGCATCAACAAAAGATAAGAAGGCTGCGACTGTTTAATTTAATCACAGGCACACACTATGAGACAGTGATTTTGCGTAATATATACGAAAGTGTAGTTCATCACCTTTTAAATATGCAAGAGAGTTTCCAAATAGGTGCTTGGGTACATCCAGTTGTACGAAAGTGTTAGGCCTAGTATAAACAAGAACATTAAAATATGATGTAGTTAGTATTGTTTGAAATTATTCAAACTAGAGATAGCAAAATGAGTCGAAACCGATATTTTGGTACAGGTTGGGTCGACCTGAAACATTTTTGTCcaaggttttttttataaataattagtGTATTGAGTATGATTAGAAAAATCATATCATTTAAATAATAATCTAGACATTCTAATACAATGATATTTGAATATTTATACATAAGAATCAACTTTGGGTGACTCCCGACCCCGACCCGTTTGCACTATTTACATGTTTCCTTTTAACAAAATTCTTCTTATTTTACCCTTCTGACCCATTTgagataaaaataaaatacaataacCCGAATCGACAGATTCATAAGTAACGGGTCAAATTTGCCACCTGTAATTTAAGGTTAACAATATATTTTAGCTGAATGAgaaaattaaacaagaaaaactTACTCCATTAGCACAATCGTATCAGTTTCTTCATCagtgtatagataagtgtaagatTTGGCTTCAACAAATATTTCTGCATCAAAGGCCAGAAATCAATGTAAACACTCTCCGTGTTCAAATCAAACCAGAAAGTGAAAATACATACTTTCAACAGTTTCGTCTGTGCGAAACCTTTCATTCACTTTGTTTCCACTATCAACATCACGAAGCTCTACCTGTTGATAATTTAAGAAAGTTAGAGACTTAAAATAGATCAAGAGGAATAACGTAAGATTAACACACA of Helianthus annuus cultivar XRQ/B chromosome 1, HanXRQr2.0-SUNRISE, whole genome shotgun sequence contains these proteins:
- the LOC110876687 gene encoding elongation factor P → MRAIIGAAVAAEHKLTRLAKTLYSSSTRNYSITISTHNTTTIIQSEPSIFSADRCRHPSHQLLSVPWSANQIRFAKARGSDVRPGNVIERKGKVYQVVKAQHSTQGRGGAIIQVELRDVDSGNKVNERFRTDETVEKIFVEAKSYTYLYTDEETDTIVLMEPNTFVQLDVPKHLFGNSLAYLKDDITVSVELFNDRPMSASVPKRVTCTVVEAQVPMKGMGATPHTKKVLLDNGLRVEVPPHVVTGDKILIDTTNDSYISRA